One genomic window of Leptospira perdikensis includes the following:
- a CDS encoding LA_1448 family UV-C exposure upregulated protein, translated as MSKHLFSFPTFLLLFLILSCAPKKQEIDAYDLKRVLERFAQNRIQTGLMADTKRPTPTDSALFEEACEVYRLSIPEAKEMLKKENKALYESIYGNE; from the coding sequence ATGTCGAAACATCTCTTCTCTTTCCCAACATTTCTCCTTCTCTTCCTTATCCTCTCTTGCGCTCCTAAAAAACAAGAAATTGATGCCTATGACTTAAAACGTGTTTTGGAAAGGTTTGCTCAAAACCGCATCCAGACAGGTCTTATGGCAGACACCAAACGGCCGACACCTACGGACAGTGCTCTCTTTGAAGAGGCCTGCGAAGTCTACCGGTTGTCTATCCCGGAAGCAAAAGAAATGTTAAAAAAAGAAAACAAAGCCCTGTATGAGTCAATTTATGGAAATGAATAA
- the tsaD gene encoding tRNA (adenosine(37)-N6)-threonylcarbamoyltransferase complex transferase subunit TsaD yields MTYGLGIESSCDETSIAIVRDGKDLLSLKIYSQIDSHSPYRGVVPEIASRAHLEKINSLLAVSMEEAGIEYSDLAYVAVTTYPGLVGSLMIGAQLARCISLVHQIPIVAVNHLEAHLAVIGLERELPPFPWLGVLLSGGNSSIYLYKGFGDLEIFADTRDDSLGEAFDKVSAVLNLPYPGGPYLEAKANAYQLKEVEVNPFPKLLKEDGEDRIRFSYSGLKTAVLYYLKSQTTPPPVEKISYFFQKTAFELVTRNIRKAVAKTGIRTVVAAGGVLANGTLRESLEAEKERSKFDLFYPGKKIYCTDNGAMVACLGYHLWKQKSFVGLDFKVSPKRNFEQTL; encoded by the coding sequence ATGACCTACGGGTTAGGAATCGAATCTAGTTGTGATGAAACTTCAATTGCCATCGTTCGCGATGGTAAGGATCTTCTTTCCCTAAAAATTTATAGTCAAATTGATTCTCATTCCCCTTACCGCGGTGTGGTTCCAGAAATTGCTTCGAGAGCCCATTTAGAAAAAATCAATTCTCTCCTTGCTGTTTCCATGGAGGAGGCAGGCATTGAATATTCTGATTTAGCTTATGTGGCTGTTACCACCTACCCAGGATTAGTTGGCTCACTTATGATTGGCGCACAACTCGCACGATGTATTTCTCTAGTGCATCAAATTCCGATTGTGGCCGTCAATCATCTGGAGGCTCACCTGGCAGTGATTGGTCTGGAAAGAGAACTCCCTCCCTTTCCTTGGTTAGGGGTTTTGCTTTCCGGAGGAAATTCATCCATTTATCTTTATAAAGGATTTGGTGATTTGGAAATTTTTGCCGACACAAGGGACGATTCTTTAGGTGAAGCTTTTGATAAAGTAAGTGCGGTTCTAAATCTTCCTTATCCGGGTGGTCCTTATCTCGAAGCCAAGGCAAATGCCTACCAATTAAAGGAAGTTGAGGTAAATCCATTTCCGAAACTTTTAAAAGAAGATGGAGAGGATCGGATTCGATTTTCTTACAGTGGGTTAAAGACGGCCGTCCTTTATTACCTGAAATCCCAAACAACACCACCTCCCGTGGAAAAAATTTCCTATTTCTTCCAAAAGACAGCCTTTGAACTCGTCACCCGCAATATCCGCAAAGCCGTTGCCAAAACCGGAATCCGGACCGTGGTTGCTGCCGGCGGGGTGCTTGCCAACGGGACCCTCCGGGAAAGTTTGGAGGCCGAAAAAGAAAGGTCCAAATTTGATCTATTTTATCCTGGTAAAAAAATTTACTGCACAGATAACGGAGCGATGGTGGCATGTCTTGGATACCATCTCTGGAAACAAAAATCTTTTGTGGGGCTCGACTTTAAGGTAAGTCCCAAACGAAACTTTGAACAAACATTATGA
- the glpK gene encoding glycerol kinase GlpK, whose product MAKKNYIIGIDAGTTGIRTFCFDDKGKVISSAYQEFKQYYPKPGWVEHDPEEIWVKTQKLIGTAIKNGNLNPKDAVAIGITNQRETSVVWDKKTGKPVYNAIVWQCRRTSDICKELKKQSLDSNFRNKTGLVLDAYFSGTKIQWILDNVKGARAKAEKGDLLFGTIDTWLLYKLTGHKEHKTDHTNASRTLLFNIQTKEWDEELCDILRVPMSMLPKAFNSKNLFGFTSSVKSLPDGIPISSLVGDQQGALFGQLCTEPGEAKNTYGTGCFLLFNVGDEFRISNQGLITTLALGPEGKTVYCLEGSVFIGGAVVQFLRDNLEFFKYSKDSEKLVKAIKTKDDLVFVPAFAGLGAPHWDQEARGAIFGLSRDTTPAQITRAALKAIALQSYELANAMEKETGKPLKFLRVDGGATSNAWLMQFQADILGTKVIRPQNVDTTVLGAAYLAGLERGFFKSVASLRKDAKITEFQPKMKDSERKEEISKWNWAISRVKTGN is encoded by the coding sequence ATGGCAAAAAAAAATTATATCATTGGTATTGATGCAGGGACTACAGGAATTCGTACGTTTTGTTTTGACGACAAAGGAAAAGTAATCTCATCGGCTTACCAAGAATTCAAACAATACTATCCGAAACCAGGTTGGGTAGAACATGACCCAGAAGAAATTTGGGTAAAAACGCAGAAACTCATCGGAACTGCTATAAAGAATGGAAATCTAAACCCAAAAGATGCGGTTGCGATTGGGATCACAAACCAAAGGGAAACATCTGTTGTTTGGGATAAAAAGACCGGCAAACCAGTGTACAACGCCATTGTGTGGCAATGCAGACGAACTTCTGATATTTGTAAGGAATTAAAAAAACAAAGTCTTGATTCCAACTTCCGAAACAAAACGGGGCTTGTTTTAGATGCTTATTTTTCCGGAACTAAAATCCAATGGATCCTTGATAATGTAAAAGGGGCTCGGGCGAAAGCAGAAAAAGGTGATTTGTTATTTGGAACCATCGACACTTGGCTTTTATACAAACTTACCGGTCACAAAGAACACAAAACGGACCATACCAATGCGTCTAGAACTCTTCTTTTTAATATCCAAACCAAAGAATGGGATGAAGAACTTTGTGATATTTTACGAGTTCCTATGTCAATGTTACCCAAAGCGTTTAACTCTAAAAATCTATTTGGATTCACATCAAGTGTCAAATCTCTCCCGGATGGTATTCCTATTTCGTCACTTGTTGGTGACCAACAAGGTGCCTTATTTGGCCAACTGTGTACAGAGCCTGGGGAAGCCAAAAATACATACGGAACGGGATGTTTTTTACTCTTCAATGTGGGTGATGAATTTAGAATTTCCAACCAAGGTCTCATCACAACCCTTGCCCTCGGTCCAGAGGGAAAAACTGTCTATTGTTTAGAAGGATCTGTTTTTATTGGTGGGGCTGTGGTCCAGTTTCTCCGAGACAATTTAGAATTTTTCAAATACTCCAAAGACTCTGAAAAATTGGTGAAGGCCATCAAAACAAAAGATGATTTGGTTTTTGTTCCTGCCTTTGCCGGCCTTGGAGCTCCTCATTGGGACCAAGAAGCTCGTGGTGCCATCTTTGGACTCTCTCGCGACACAACACCAGCACAGATCACAAGAGCTGCCCTCAAAGCCATTGCTTTACAATCTTATGAACTAGCAAATGCGATGGAAAAAGAAACAGGGAAACCATTGAAATTCTTACGTGTGGATGGAGGTGCGACTTCGAATGCATGGCTTATGCAATTCCAAGCAGACATTCTTGGAACCAAAGTGATCCGACCACAGAACGTGGACACAACTGTACTCGGTGCTGCTTATCTTGCAGGACTCGAACGTGGATTTTTTAAATCGGTGGCAAGTCTTAGAAAAGATGCAAAAATTACCGAGTTCCAACCTAAGATGAAAGATAGTGAAAGAAAGGAAGAAATTAGTAAATGGAACTGGGCCATTTCTCGAGTTAAAACAGGAAACTAA
- a CDS encoding STAS domain-containing protein, with product MFQHEIKRENEKALVLLEGSLSLRDTPKLKADIKTLIDTPEVEELVLDFKNLSYLDSSGVGILLHTYSWTKEKNKQVRIINLSDEVRTIFTVANLLDIFQLREET from the coding sequence ATGTTTCAGCATGAAATCAAACGAGAGAATGAAAAAGCCTTGGTCCTCTTGGAAGGATCCCTATCCCTTCGTGATACTCCCAAACTGAAAGCAGATATCAAAACCTTAATTGACACACCGGAAGTTGAGGAACTAGTTTTAGACTTTAAAAACTTGAGTTATCTAGACTCTTCTGGAGTCGGGATACTACTCCACACCTATAGTTGGACAAAGGAAAAAAACAAACAGGTTCGTATCATAAATCTCTCTGACGAAGTACGAACCATTTTTACCGTTGCCAACCTTTTAGATATCTTTCAACTGAGAGAAGAAACCTAA
- a CDS encoding MBL fold metallo-hydrolase, with protein sequence MKIKFWGVRGSIGSPIRPESVKHKIEKILSLASPTDIQNEQSIHSFLKSLSFSSSSTYGGNTTCVEIRDKEDNLIIIDGGTGLRELGNQIMSSDFGKGTGHAYWILTHTHWDHIQGIPFFVPLFLPGNHFEFISSMNDAEKRLEHQFVFTHFPVSFDHYAANKTFQYVEEGETITLGPHIQAFSKAVRHPGGSFSYRFMEDGKAIIFASDAEFNLEEMENIDTYIDYFRDADVLVFDTQYTFEESLQKIDWGHSSASIATDIALRAKVKKLVMFHHDPSYDDEKLDLVYLRALKYKEMFDPHGKLEIIMAYEGLEIEV encoded by the coding sequence ATGAAAATCAAGTTTTGGGGTGTCCGTGGTTCAATTGGTTCACCCATTCGGCCTGAAAGTGTTAAACACAAAATTGAAAAAATCCTTTCTTTGGCAAGTCCTACAGACATTCAAAACGAACAAAGTATCCATAGTTTTCTCAAATCTTTAAGTTTCTCCTCATCATCAACTTACGGCGGTAATACGACGTGTGTGGAGATTCGTGACAAAGAAGATAACCTGATCATTATTGATGGAGGAACAGGTCTTCGGGAACTAGGAAACCAAATCATGAGTTCCGATTTCGGAAAAGGAACTGGGCATGCCTATTGGATCTTAACACATACCCACTGGGACCATATCCAAGGGATTCCTTTTTTTGTTCCTCTTTTTTTACCAGGTAATCATTTTGAATTTATTTCTTCGATGAATGACGCAGAAAAAAGGTTAGAACATCAATTTGTTTTTACCCATTTCCCTGTTTCCTTCGACCACTATGCGGCCAACAAAACTTTTCAGTATGTGGAAGAAGGAGAGACCATTACACTTGGACCCCATATCCAAGCCTTCAGTAAAGCGGTGCGCCATCCAGGAGGAAGTTTCTCTTACCGGTTTATGGAAGATGGAAAGGCAATTATCTTCGCTTCCGATGCAGAATTCAATTTGGAAGAGATGGAAAATATCGACACTTATATCGATTATTTCCGAGATGCTGATGTTTTAGTTTTTGATACACAATATACATTCGAAGAGTCTTTACAAAAAATTGACTGGGGCCATAGCTCTGCGTCCATTGCAACAGACATAGCTCTGCGTGCTAAGGTAAAAAAACTAGTGATGTTTCACCATGATCCATCTTATGACGATGAGAAGTTAGATTTAGTATATTTAAGGGCTCTCAAATACAAAGAGATGTTTGATCCCCATGGAAAATTAGAAATCATTATGGCTTACGAAGGTTTGGAAATAGAGGTTTAA
- a CDS encoding TolC family protein, which yields MKFIWKFLFFFLLGMFSIAIFPKEKAVYELHSKEELFFLGEDSRAQDSKEKWNLDELENFAVTSNPLYLREKQNIGMARGDIITASLYYNPIMNMQQQFIGASANAATGRAETSFIYNQPFDMSGVIPQREKVAKQEFLGTIASFRDFDRLFRLRLRQNFWTYLYVTEQINYQKEFLENYQDLLDLTKLRAEKGDISFLEYDRLALERVQIEREYRNARILRAQVVKNLRILIGISDVNSPLSIKGRLEFISTREFGIDLNDFDIEERPDLVALKIRQQKERMNIELKKREIIPPLTLGIEFLNKGNENVTGLYAATPLPLFDRKQGEILKSEESYKKLGFDVDAKRNEIMSEISAAIKELQARESQLLDYQKMGLLEKNKEVQEKSRLAYIRGASNLVTFLEAEKNYLSVLRSYYEIIYLYYNALEGYKASIGKMDSSEF from the coding sequence ATGAAATTCATTTGGAAGTTTTTGTTTTTTTTCCTTTTAGGAATGTTTTCCATCGCTATTTTTCCGAAAGAAAAGGCAGTGTATGAACTTCATTCTAAAGAAGAATTGTTTTTCCTTGGTGAAGATTCTCGGGCTCAAGACTCAAAAGAAAAGTGGAACTTGGACGAATTAGAAAACTTTGCCGTGACTAGTAACCCGCTGTATCTACGTGAAAAACAAAACATTGGTATGGCCCGTGGCGATATCATCACTGCAAGTTTGTATTATAACCCGATTATGAATATGCAACAGCAGTTTATTGGAGCTTCCGCTAATGCAGCAACAGGGAGAGCAGAAACTTCCTTTATTTACAACCAACCTTTCGATATGAGTGGGGTGATTCCTCAGCGAGAAAAAGTCGCCAAACAAGAGTTTTTAGGAACGATAGCTAGTTTTCGTGATTTTGATCGTTTGTTTCGTTTGCGTCTCAGACAAAATTTTTGGACTTATCTTTACGTAACAGAACAGATCAATTACCAAAAAGAGTTTTTGGAAAACTACCAAGACCTTTTGGATCTGACAAAACTGAGAGCCGAAAAAGGCGATATCTCTTTTTTAGAGTATGATCGATTGGCATTAGAGCGAGTACAAATTGAACGAGAATACCGAAATGCAAGGATTCTTCGTGCTCAGGTGGTTAAGAACTTAAGGATTCTTATTGGAATTTCCGATGTCAACTCTCCCTTAAGTATCAAGGGGAGATTAGAGTTTATATCCACTCGTGAGTTCGGGATTGATTTGAACGATTTTGATATTGAAGAAAGACCTGATTTGGTTGCTTTAAAAATTCGCCAACAGAAAGAACGAATGAATATCGAATTAAAAAAACGAGAGATCATTCCTCCTTTAACCCTTGGTATCGAATTTTTGAATAAAGGAAATGAGAATGTAACTGGTTTGTATGCAGCAACCCCACTTCCTTTATTTGATCGGAAACAAGGGGAAATTCTAAAGTCAGAAGAGTCCTATAAAAAATTAGGATTTGATGTTGATGCCAAAAGAAATGAAATCATGTCAGAAATTTCTGCTGCGATTAAAGAGTTACAAGCACGGGAATCACAATTATTAGATTACCAAAAAATGGGACTTCTAGAAAAAAACAAAGAAGTACAAGAGAAGTCAAGGCTTGCTTACATTCGCGGAGCATCGAATTTAGTAACCTTTTTGGAAGCGGAGAAAAACTATCTTAGTGTCCTTCGTAGTTATTATGAAATCATTTATCTCTATTACAATGCTTTGGAAGGATACAAAGCTTCTATCGGAAAGATGGATAGCTCGGAGTTTTAA
- a CDS encoding efflux RND transporter periplasmic adaptor subunit translates to MKTEFNFKNIRSLSILALVASLAYFGYFRFFGAGKKTEALTEDKSKFVISQEIQKNHPFSIVYLEEKALEEELQLPGTVSYDMNSVAKVGSRVSGRIVQVFVKEGEHVKKSTALASIQSVELGTTEANYLKARARLEALKVQADRAKDLYERKVTSAKEYEMSLMDYKSVKAEMETSRNALENLGLNDSEIANLEAGKYNSKNLYIRTPISGTVTEREAIIGQAVNARDNLFTVADLSVLWINLEVYEKDLTSIRMGNEAKVIPIGSKDESLRAVVSHVGDVIDPIKKTAEIRLEVRNSKGRLRPGQSVTATVVGAMVESSLNKAKVIPSDCIHKIEGENYVFVRNGDGSFSAKKIGIGKSYDHWVEITTGVESGEAIVEEGSFVLKSEYLKL, encoded by the coding sequence ATGAAAACAGAATTCAATTTTAAGAATATTAGATCTTTGAGTATCCTCGCACTTGTTGCTAGTTTGGCATACTTTGGTTATTTCAGGTTTTTTGGTGCTGGTAAAAAAACGGAAGCATTAACCGAGGACAAATCGAAGTTCGTTATCTCTCAAGAAATCCAGAAGAACCATCCATTTTCCATTGTTTATTTGGAAGAAAAAGCTCTCGAGGAAGAACTTCAACTTCCTGGAACCGTTTCGTATGATATGAATAGTGTGGCCAAAGTTGGGTCGAGAGTGAGCGGAAGAATTGTACAGGTTTTTGTGAAGGAAGGGGAACATGTCAAAAAAAGCACTGCCCTCGCTTCTATTCAATCGGTGGAACTGGGAACCACAGAAGCTAATTATTTAAAAGCCAGAGCAAGACTTGAGGCACTCAAAGTCCAAGCAGACAGAGCCAAAGATCTTTATGAAAGAAAAGTGACTTCAGCCAAAGAATACGAAATGTCTTTAATGGATTATAAATCTGTCAAAGCGGAAATGGAAACATCTAGAAATGCTTTGGAAAATTTAGGCCTTAATGATTCTGAAATCGCTAACTTGGAAGCAGGAAAGTATAATTCCAAAAACTTATACATTAGGACCCCCATTTCGGGAACTGTTACTGAAAGAGAAGCTATCATTGGTCAGGCGGTAAATGCACGTGACAATTTATTCACGGTTGCAGATTTGAGTGTACTTTGGATTAATTTAGAAGTATATGAAAAAGATCTAACATCCATTCGTATGGGTAACGAGGCCAAAGTCATTCCTATTGGTTCGAAAGATGAATCTTTAAGAGCCGTGGTCTCACATGTAGGTGATGTGATTGATCCTATTAAAAAAACAGCAGAGATCCGATTGGAAGTTAGAAACTCTAAAGGGAGACTTCGTCCGGGGCAAAGTGTGACTGCAACCGTTGTCGGCGCTATGGTTGAATCATCGCTGAACAAAGCAAAGGTGATTCCTTCTGATTGTATCCATAAAATCGAAGGGGAGAATTATGTATTTGTTCGTAACGGAGACGGATCTTTTTCTGCCAAAAAAATTGGAATCGGTAAATCCTATGACCATTGGGTTGAGATCACAACGGGTGTGGAATCAGGGGAAGCCATTGTGGAAGAAGGAAGTTTTGTTTTGAAAAGTGAGTATTTAAAGTTATAA
- a CDS encoding CDP-alcohol phosphatidyltransferase family protein produces MKLKLTWIPNTLTLGNLTLGFVSMLLVAETNPSHSNSHELYSLAGVFIILAALFDGFDGMAARALNCTSELGADLDSLADLTTFGIAPGFLSYKMFFYDIKLDIFDKPDYFPLGMFIAALYPICAAYRLARFNVAHDPKSFNGLPSPVAGVVIGIFPLVFTVSQVPVWTAVLFFVITALLMVSTLRYSKPQVAIRGLFSWKKLGISIVGLGLLLLAIGFYRWPYVMYGAVGFYVFSGIVSFLIQTIQDYRV; encoded by the coding sequence ATGAAACTAAAACTTACTTGGATTCCCAATACTCTGACTCTCGGAAACTTAACCTTAGGTTTTGTTTCTATGTTACTTGTTGCTGAAACAAATCCATCCCACTCAAATTCCCACGAACTGTATTCCCTTGCTGGAGTATTTATCATCTTGGCCGCGTTATTCGATGGTTTTGATGGAATGGCTGCCCGTGCGCTCAACTGTACGAGTGAACTTGGTGCTGACTTAGATAGTCTTGCCGATCTCACTACATTTGGAATCGCTCCCGGATTTTTATCTTACAAGATGTTTTTCTATGATATTAAATTGGATATCTTTGATAAACCAGACTATTTCCCTTTGGGTATGTTCATCGCTGCTTTGTATCCAATCTGTGCAGCATACAGACTTGCTCGGTTCAACGTAGCTCATGACCCGAAATCTTTTAATGGACTTCCTTCTCCTGTAGCGGGAGTAGTGATTGGGATTTTTCCTTTGGTGTTTACTGTCTCTCAAGTTCCTGTTTGGACAGCGGTTCTCTTTTTTGTGATCACAGCCCTACTTATGGTTTCAACTCTTCGATACAGTAAACCACAGGTAGCCATTCGTGGACTTTTTTCTTGGAAAAAATTAGGGATTAGTATTGTGGGTCTTGGTTTACTATTACTAGCCATTGGATTCTATCGTTGGCCTTATGTGATGTATGGTGCCGTTGGGTTTTATGTGTTTTCAGGAATTGTATCTTTTCTCATCCAAACCATTCAGGACTACCGAGTTTAG
- the lexA gene encoding transcriptional repressor LexA — MKDLTEKQEFVLQYISDTVREKGFPPTIREIGDQFGITAKGAYDHLKAIEKKGYIRTSKNQSRAIELLKGNGDEALLVRASGIPLLGQVAAGSPILAEENIEEYIAVPEDLATKPGTFALRVKGDSMVEAGISDGDIAIIQKKDTARNGEIVVAMIENEATLKVFYKEPDMIRLEPRNVKLKPIHTKKATIIGKLIGLYRIY; from the coding sequence ATGAAAGATCTCACGGAAAAACAGGAATTTGTTTTACAATATATATCGGACACGGTGCGCGAGAAAGGGTTCCCGCCCACCATTCGTGAGATTGGTGACCAGTTTGGGATTACGGCTAAGGGTGCTTACGATCATCTAAAAGCCATAGAAAAAAAAGGGTACATTCGCACTTCTAAAAACCAAAGTCGAGCCATAGAACTTCTAAAAGGAAATGGGGACGAGGCACTTCTCGTCCGTGCTTCGGGAATTCCTCTCCTGGGCCAAGTGGCGGCGGGTTCTCCTATCCTTGCGGAAGAAAATATTGAAGAATACATTGCGGTTCCAGAAGACCTTGCAACAAAACCAGGAACCTTTGCCTTACGTGTGAAAGGAGATTCTATGGTGGAAGCAGGGATTAGTGATGGTGACATTGCCATCATACAAAAAAAAGACACGGCCAGGAATGGGGAAATTGTTGTGGCGATGATTGAAAACGAAGCCACCCTTAAAGTGTTTTATAAAGAACCAGACATGATTCGTTTGGAACCAAGAAACGTGAAACTGAAACCCATTCATACAAAAAAGGCTACGATTATTGGGAAACTAATCGGACTCTATCGCATTTACTGA
- a CDS encoding S41 family peptidase, with product MKISERIIWGTVTSCLVALVFFVSQEKVKAISTDGEKYLQILHEVVSYIENDYVDPQDEKKIYTGAILGALQSLGDPHTRFLDTDEFGELQNETKGSFGGIGVEISFQENAFIIVAPIEGTPAWKAGLQPQDKIIEINGRSTKSVSLSESIGMMRGDVGSSISMKIERKGIKDPFVVNLVRELIQIRYVRSHYLPETETGYIKLVQFMGKETTAKEFANAVTAMKDAGAKKLVIDLRMNPGGLLDLAIDLADLFLPSEAEIVSVKGRGGILVKSYKADKKEKKFLDIPIAILVNGGSASASEILAGALKDNKRAVVVGTQSFGKGSVQSIFPLSGGTGVAITIQKYYTPSGVSIHGKGITPDHIVNPIAASEDEKYALEKLFKKNLIRPFLETHAEYNDTALADFSTLLKKENLTISDSVTRIFLFNEMRAGSSNTKPRLDLDTQLAEAIRVLK from the coding sequence ATCAAAATATCGGAACGTATCATTTGGGGGACTGTTACCTCTTGTTTGGTGGCCCTTGTTTTTTTTGTGAGCCAGGAGAAGGTAAAAGCCATTTCCACTGATGGTGAAAAATACTTACAAATACTCCATGAAGTGGTTTCTTATATTGAAAACGATTATGTGGATCCACAAGACGAGAAAAAAATCTATACTGGTGCCATTCTTGGCGCCTTGCAGAGTTTAGGTGATCCTCACACTAGATTTTTAGACACCGATGAATTTGGTGAATTACAAAATGAAACCAAAGGAAGTTTTGGGGGAATCGGCGTAGAGATTAGTTTCCAAGAAAATGCTTTTATCATTGTGGCCCCAATCGAAGGAACTCCTGCTTGGAAGGCTGGTCTCCAACCTCAAGACAAAATCATTGAGATCAATGGTAGAAGCACCAAGTCTGTTTCGTTATCAGAATCCATTGGCATGATGCGTGGGGACGTCGGGTCTTCTATTTCGATGAAAATAGAAAGAAAGGGAATCAAAGATCCTTTTGTTGTAAACTTGGTCAGAGAACTCATTCAAATTCGTTATGTTAGATCGCATTACCTTCCTGAAACGGAGACTGGTTATATCAAATTGGTTCAGTTTATGGGGAAAGAAACCACTGCCAAAGAATTTGCAAACGCCGTGACTGCGATGAAAGATGCCGGTGCCAAAAAACTAGTGATCGATTTAAGAATGAATCCAGGTGGACTTTTGGATTTAGCGATTGATCTTGCGGATCTCTTTTTACCTTCGGAAGCAGAGATTGTATCGGTTAAAGGTCGTGGTGGGATCCTTGTGAAAAGTTATAAAGCAGATAAAAAAGAGAAAAAGTTTTTAGACATTCCGATTGCCATTTTGGTGAACGGGGGTTCTGCGAGTGCTTCGGAAATTTTAGCTGGTGCTTTAAAAGATAACAAACGCGCTGTTGTGGTTGGAACACAAAGTTTTGGAAAGGGAAGTGTGCAGTCGATTTTCCCTCTATCCGGTGGAACGGGTGTTGCTATCACCATTCAAAAATACTACACACCATCTGGTGTATCCATTCATGGAAAGGGAATCACACCTGATCATATTGTGAATCCAATTGCTGCTAGTGAAGATGAAAAGTATGCTTTGGAAAAACTTTTTAAAAAGAATTTGATTCGTCCCTTTTTAGAAACCCATGCCGAATACAATGATACTGCATTGGCCGATTTTTCCACTCTACTCAAAAAAGAAAATCTAACTATTTCCGACTCAGTCACTCGTATCTTTTTATTCAATGAAATGAGAGCCGGTTCTTCCAATACGAAACCAAGATTGGATTTAGATACACAACTTGCCGAAGCGATTCGTGTTCTGAAATAA
- a CDS encoding flagellar motor switch protein FliG produces the protein MIYRQGNNYHFFLSTADSVARFQTSIYPFYPVPKKKIPELPSVTTDPILFPQFLYCLQYNRQNLDPKPVFTPTYMGNKKIQKDQETKPKTGFSPLSTTIGGTRNSPFFLYRGKRDKFQSAKYLSLRDIIHPELSESLVREKIESLYFDPKSKTFLFRLVSILFSGTPKEEETIVSNLFRHESEFANFLNKQMFTVEMIPLIHGSFLQEILRDHDERYIKYILPQLSKPVLEVVRSSISKNKMKHILEGPSQKPPESEDLVTVIETELFKRFARNIYYEEGSIFTYREKGEEERKEEIPFVNAEKFNFFIFGNSLQFYGRTSTKLFFKTNDWIDVLRFDFFLSRKEMETTEFHRLPPDLLIEIPYYQTGIFLVGGGITKERKPFEFSLLWFDY, from the coding sequence TTGATATACAGACAAGGAAACAATTACCATTTTTTCTTAAGCACTGCGGACTCTGTTGCAAGGTTCCAAACTTCTATTTATCCTTTCTATCCTGTTCCTAAGAAAAAAATACCGGAACTCCCTTCCGTCACCACGGATCCAATTCTTTTTCCACAGTTTCTCTACTGCTTACAATACAATAGACAAAACCTAGACCCAAAACCAGTATTTACACCCACTTACATGGGCAATAAGAAGATCCAAAAGGATCAGGAAACCAAACCAAAAACAGGTTTTTCACCGTTATCCACAACAATCGGTGGGACCCGAAACTCTCCCTTCTTTCTTTACCGAGGAAAAAGAGACAAATTCCAATCGGCAAAGTATTTATCACTCCGAGACATCATCCATCCAGAACTTTCTGAAAGTTTAGTGCGAGAAAAAATTGAGTCTTTATATTTTGATCCGAAAAGTAAAACCTTTCTCTTTCGATTGGTATCCATTCTTTTTTCAGGAACTCCAAAAGAAGAAGAAACCATAGTTTCGAATTTATTTCGTCATGAATCAGAATTTGCCAATTTCTTAAACAAACAGATGTTTACCGTGGAAATGATTCCTTTGATCCATGGATCTTTCCTACAAGAGATTCTTCGCGACCATGATGAACGGTATATCAAATACATATTGCCACAACTATCCAAACCTGTTTTAGAAGTGGTTCGGTCTTCCATCTCCAAAAACAAAATGAAACATATATTAGAAGGCCCTTCCCAAAAACCTCCAGAAAGTGAGGATTTGGTGACAGTCATTGAAACAGAACTTTTCAAACGTTTTGCTAGAAATATTTATTATGAAGAAGGATCCATCTTTACTTATAGAGAAAAAGGAGAAGAAGAAAGAAAAGAAGAGATTCCCTTTGTGAATGCAGAAAAATTTAATTTTTTTATTTTTGGTAACTCTCTCCAATTTTATGGAAGAACCTCAACCAAACTATTTTTTAAAACAAATGATTGGATCGATGTCCTCCGATTTGATTTCTTTTTATCTCGAAAAGAAATGGAAACCACAGAATTTCATAGACTTCCTCCCGACTTACTCATCGAAATTCCTTATTACCAAACGGGAATCTTTCTAGTCGGCGGAGGCATTACAAAAGAGAGAAAACCTTTCGAGTTTTCCCTCCTTTGGTTTGATTATTAG